The proteins below are encoded in one region of Neofelis nebulosa isolate mNeoNeb1 chromosome 17, mNeoNeb1.pri, whole genome shotgun sequence:
- the CLPTM1 gene encoding putative lipid scramblase CLPTM1 produces MAAAQEADGAGSAVVAAGGGGSGQVASNGSIGRDPRAETQPRNPAPQPAPNAWQVIKGVLFRIFIIWVISSWFRRGPAPQDQAGPGGAPRVASRNLFPKDTLMNLHVYISEHEHFTDFNATSALFWEQHDLVYGDWTSGENSDGCYEHFAELDIPQSVQQNGSIYIHVYFTKSGFHPDPRQKALYRRLATVHMSRMINKYKRRRFQKTKNLLTGETEADPEMIKRAEDYGPVEVISHWHPNITINIVDDHTPWVKGSVPPPLDQYVKFDAVSGDYYPIIYFNDYWNLQKDYYPINESLASLPLRVSFCPLSLWRWQLYAAQSTKSPWNFLGDELYEQSDEEQDSVKVALLETNPYLLALTIIVSIVHSVFEFLAFKNDIQFWNSRQSLEGLSVRSVFFGVFQSFVVLLYILDNETNFVVQVSVFIGVLIDLWKITKVMDVRLDREHKVAGLFPRPTFKDKSTYIESSTKVYDDMAFRYLSWILFPLLGCYAVYSLLYLEHKGWYSWVLSMLYGFLLTFGFITMTPQLFINYKLKSVAHLPWRMLTYKALNTFIDDLFAFVIKMPVMYRIGCLRDDVVFFIYLYQRWIYRVDPTRVNEFGMSGEAPTAAAPVAEAPTAAGALPPPPAPAPATATATAAAAAAREEASTPPPAKPTQGASSATEPQEAPPKPAEDKKRD; encoded by the exons GATCTTCATCATCTGGGTCATCAGCAGCTGGTTCCGCCGAGGGCCGGCCCCTCAGGACCAGGCGGGCCCCGGAGGAGCCCCGCGCGTCGCCAGCCGCAACCTGTTCCCCAAAGACACTTTAATG AACCTGCACGTGTACATCTCCGAGCACGAGCACTTTACAGACTTCAACGCCACGTCGGCGCTCTTCTGGGAACAGCACGACCTCGTGTACGGCGACTGGACCAGCGGCGAGAACTCGGACGGCTGCTACGAGCACTTCGCCGAGCTCGACATCCCGCAG AGCGTCCAGCAGAACGGTTCCATCTATATCCACGTGTACTTCACCAAGAGCGGCTTCCACCCGGACCCCCGGCAGAAGGCCCTGTACCGCCGGCTCGCCACCGTCCACATGTCACGGA tGATCAACAAATACAAACGCCGGCGATTTCAGAAAACCAAGAACCTGTTGACAGGAGAGACCGAAGCTGATCCAGAAATGATCAAG AGGGCCGAGGACTATGGGCCCGTGGAGGTGATCTCCCACTGGCACCCCAACATCACCATCAACATCGTGGACGATCACACGCCGTGGGTGAAGGGCAGCGTGCCTCCTCCTCTGGACCAGT ATGTGAAGTTTGACGCCGTGAGTGGTGACTACTACCCCATCATCTACTTCAACGACTACTGGAACCTGCAGAAGGACTACTACCCCATCAACGAGAGCCTGGCCAGCCTGCCGCTCCGCGTGTCCTTCTGCCCGCTGTCGCTCTGGCGCTGGCAGCTCTATGCCGCCCAGAGCACCAAGTCGCCCTGGAACTTCCTGGGGGACGAGCTGTATGAGCAGTCGGACGAGGAGCAGGACTCAGTGAAG gTTGCCCTCCTAGAGACCAACCCTTACCTGCTGGCGCTCACCATCATCGTGTCCATCGTCCACAGCGTCTTTGAGTTCCTGGCCTTCAAGAACG ATATCCAGTTTTGGAACAGCCGGCAGTCTCTGGAGGGCCTGTCCGTGCGCTCCGTCTTCTTCGGCGTTTTCCAGTCTTTCGTGGTCCTTCTCTACATCCTGGACAACGAGACCAATTTCGTGGTCCAGGTCAGCGTCTTCATCGGGGTCCTCATCGACCTCTGGAAGATCACCAAGGTCATGGACGTCCGG CTGGACCGGGAGCACAAGGTGGCAGGACTCTTCCCCCGCCCAACCTTCAAGGACAAGTCCACGTACATCGAGTCCTCTACCAAAGTGTATGATGAT ATGGCGTTCCGGTACCTGTCGTGGATCCTCTTTCCGCTCCTGGGCTGCTACGCGGTCTATAGCCTCCTGTACCTGGAGCACAAGGGCTGGTACTCCTGGGTGCTCAGCATGCTCTACGGCTTCCTGCTGACCTTCG GCTTCATCACCATGACACCCCAGCTCTTCATCAACTACAAGCTCAAGTCTGTGGCCCACCTGCCCTGGCGCATGCTCACCTACAAGGCCCTCAACACCTTCATTGACGACCTGTTTGCCTTTGTCATCAAGATGCCTGTCATGTATCGGATCGGCTGCCTGCGGGACG atgTGGTCTTCTTCATCTACCTCTACCAACGGTGGATCTACCGCGTCGACCCCACGCGGGTGAACGAGTTTGGCATGAGTGGCGAGGCCCCGACGGCAGCCGCCCCCGTGGCCGAGGCCCCGACGGCAGCAGgggccctcccacccccacccgcccctgcccctgccacagccaccgccaccgccgccgccgccgccgccagggAGGAGGCCTCCACGCCCCCGCCCGCCAAGCCCACCCAGGGGGCCAGCTCTGCCACCGAGCCCCAGGAAGCCCCTCCAAAGCCAGCAGAGGACAAGAAAAGGGATTAG